The following are from one region of the Nostoc cf. commune SO-36 genome:
- the lptB gene encoding LPS export ABC transporter ATP-binding protein, with translation MKIVLENIHKSYGKRVIVNRVNLSVAQGEVVGLLGPNGAGKTTTFYIATGLEKPNQGKVWLGNMDVTGMPMHKRAQLGIGYLAQEASVFRQLSVEDNILLVLEQTHVPRWEWPRRLKTLLREFRLEKLANSKGIQLSGGERRRTELARSLAAGQEGPKFLLLDEPFAGVDPIAVSEIQQIVAQLRDRGMGILITDHNVRETLAITDRAYIMREGQILAFGAAEELYTNPLVRQYYLGDNFQV, from the coding sequence GTGAAAATTGTTTTAGAGAATATTCACAAATCTTATGGCAAGCGAGTAATTGTCAATCGTGTTAACCTTTCTGTTGCTCAGGGCGAAGTCGTTGGTTTGCTAGGCCCTAATGGGGCTGGTAAAACGACGACTTTTTATATTGCCACAGGTTTAGAAAAACCCAATCAAGGAAAAGTCTGGCTGGGTAATATGGATGTGACAGGAATGCCAATGCACAAAAGGGCGCAACTGGGTATTGGCTATTTAGCACAAGAAGCAAGTGTTTTTCGTCAACTCTCGGTAGAGGACAATATTCTGTTAGTGCTAGAGCAAACTCATGTGCCACGATGGGAATGGCCAAGACGACTCAAAACTTTATTGCGGGAGTTTCGGTTGGAAAAATTAGCTAACAGTAAAGGAATTCAACTTTCTGGTGGTGAGCGACGGCGGACGGAATTAGCAAGGTCTTTAGCTGCTGGACAAGAAGGGCCAAAATTTTTGCTTTTGGATGAACCATTTGCGGGGGTTGATCCGATCGCAGTCTCAGAAATTCAACAAATCGTAGCACAACTGCGCGATCGCGGCATGGGAATATTAATTACAGATCATAATGTCCGCGAAACCCTCGCCATAACCGATCGCGCCTACATCATGCGCGAGGGGCAAATCCTTGCTTTTGGTGCTGCTGAGGAACTCTACACTAACCCCCTAGTGCGGCAATATTATTTAGGGGATAACTTTCAAGTCTAA